A stretch of the Glycine soja cultivar W05 chromosome 13, ASM419377v2, whole genome shotgun sequence genome encodes the following:
- the LOC114381517 gene encoding protein sym-1-like has protein sequence MMKVWNWYQNCLSVHPVKTQAISSAILWGVGYLSAQYITHSAAKKPLQLSDSDAKFTINWNRLVVTSMFGFGFVGPVGHFWYEGLDKFIRFKLQLKPKSVRSVATKVAMDGIIFGPLHLFVFFTYMGLCAGKNVAQVKDDLKRNYVPALILEGGVWPVVQVFNFWYLPVKYQLLYVNLFCLLDSVFLSWLEQQKDTPWKKWFASFHSTNEKGGRC, from the exons ATGATGAAGGTGTGGAACTGGTACCAAAATTGCCTTTCTGTTCATCCAGTAAAGACCCAAGCCATCAGTTCTGCCATTCTCTGGGGCGTTGGATATCTTTCAGCTCAGTACATCACTCATTCAGCTGCAAAAAAACCCCTTCAACTATCT GATTCAGATGCTAAATTTACGATAAACTGGAATCGCTTGGTTGTTACAAGTATGTTTGGATTCGGTTTCGTTGGACCAGTGGGCCACTTCTG GTATGAAGGTTTGGACAAATTTATAAGGTTCAAGCTTCAACTAAAGCCAAAGTCTGTGCGTTCCGTGGCCACTAAAGTGGCAATGGATGGCATAATTTTTGGTCCTCTCCATTTGTTTGTCTTCTTTACTTACATGGGATTATGTGCTGGCAAGAATGTTGCTCAAGTGAAGGATGACTTGAAGAGGAATTACGTCCCGGCCCTGATTTTAGAAGGCGGTGTGTGGCCCGTTGTCcaggtttttaatttttggtatctTCCCGTGAAGTACCAGCTTCTCTATGTAAACTTGTTCTGCTTGCTGGACAGTGTTTTTCTGTCATGGTTGGAGCAACAGAAGGACACACCTTGGAAGAAATGGTTTGCATCATTTCATTCCACGAATGAAAAAGGAGGTCGATGTTGA